A single genomic interval of Cystobacter ferrugineus harbors:
- a CDS encoding glutaredoxin family protein — MMVRIYSKPHCHLCDQAREVLERVRARIPFDLVEEDIRASPTLLAAYRYDIPVVIFEGIATFKHRLREEEVEECLRRGLGGTHVAESKGQEE, encoded by the coding sequence ATGATGGTCCGAATCTACTCGAAACCCCACTGCCACCTCTGTGACCAGGCAAGGGAGGTGCTCGAACGCGTCCGCGCCCGCATCCCCTTCGACCTGGTGGAAGAGGACATCCGCGCCAGTCCCACACTCCTTGCTGCCTACCGGTATGACATCCCGGTGGTCATTTTCGAGGGAATCGCCACCTTCAAGCACCGCCTGAGGGAAGAGGAGGTCGAGGAATGTCTCCGGCGGGGTCTCGGTGGCACGCACGTTGCTGAATCCAAGGGCCAGGAAGAGTAA